One Thermoanaerobacter pseudethanolicus ATCC 33223 DNA window includes the following coding sequences:
- a CDS encoding copper transporter: protein MNINIKYYVLTIASIFIALGIGIFIGFMLDGQKVFSEQQTSIINELEQKFKDLQTENNNLKNTVQELNKQIGYYNQYHQIIFPELVADKLSGVKVAIIETTNEFIYSGMRNALLKAGATIESITVIKDSFDTGDELEVQNLIDFLSNKYGVTVDEKHLNEFVASKLANAIVTGQDVDLIDYLKTNGYIDFTGIPGNTDFVIIAGGSNNKDNNIASIDIPIIKQVKLLNVPIIGVEQSDTKYSYIDVYKKQHISTIDNVEDIIGQTSLIMVMEGKEGNYGIKQSAMSLMPDSFMKADNSTHNSAANSKK, encoded by the coding sequence ATGAATATAAATATTAAATACTATGTTTTAACAATTGCTTCTATTTTTATTGCTTTAGGAATTGGCATTTTTATAGGTTTTATGTTAGATGGACAAAAAGTTTTTTCAGAGCAACAAACTTCAATTATAAACGAGTTAGAACAAAAGTTTAAGGATTTACAAACAGAAAATAATAATTTAAAAAACACTGTTCAAGAGTTAAATAAACAGATAGGGTATTACAATCAATATCATCAAATTATTTTTCCTGAGTTAGTAGCTGATAAGTTAAGTGGAGTTAAGGTAGCGATTATTGAAACTACAAATGAGTTTATATATTCTGGCATGAGAAATGCTCTTTTAAAGGCAGGAGCTACTATTGAGTCGATTACTGTTATAAAAGACAGTTTTGATACTGGCGATGAATTGGAAGTGCAAAATTTAATAGACTTCCTTTCTAATAAATATGGAGTTACAGTAGACGAAAAGCATTTGAATGAATTTGTAGCTTCAAAATTAGCTAATGCAATTGTAACAGGTCAGGATGTCGACCTTATTGATTATTTAAAGACGAATGGTTATATAGATTTTACAGGGATTCCAGGTAATACAGATTTTGTAATTATAGCTGGAGGAAGTAATAATAAAGATAATAATATAGCTTCTATAGATATTCCTATTATAAAACAAGTGAAACTACTTAATGTTCCTATTATAGGTGTTGAACAAAGTGATACTAAATATTCGTATATTGATGTGTATAAAAAACAACATATTTCCACAATAGATAATGTGGAGGATATAATAGGGCAGACGTCACTTATAATGGTAATGGAGGGTAAAGAAGGCAATTATGGAATTAAGCAAAGTGCAATGAGCTTAATGCCAGATTCTTTTATGAAGGCTGACAATTCTACTCATAATTCCGCTGCTAATTCTAAAAAGTGA